One Candidatus Saccharibacteria bacterium RAAC3_TM7_1 genomic region harbors:
- a CDS encoding hypothetical protein (RAAC3_TM7_1_139), with amino-acid sequence MENELPEYLTLPEVVKILKVHPNTLRNWDRDGTLKAIRIGKRSIRRWKKSDILKFIEADK; translated from the coding sequence ATGGAAAATGAACTACCAGAATATCTAACATTGCCCGAAGTGGTGAAGATATTAAAGGTGCACCCTAATACTTTACGTAACTGGGATAGGGACGGCACACTCAAGGCCATACGTATAGGCAAACGCAGCATACGCCGATGGAAAAAGTCGGATATTTTAAAGTTCATAGAGGCTGATAAGTAG
- a CDS encoding hypothetical protein (RAAC3_TM7_1_140), which produces MANKKDDYMATNSQVMLATTKPYIAGAKIQLERYLEAQRIMKTHKMVLGGGIDKCTYELSALLEHLDSIEVQLRNRGISLPAGEIIRQFRNHLRHDSRGEEDRSNGRRGQAIGLNDKLLVQIVFTDSGVKMGSNELTAKQIDTYITTAETIMWAMVLGGKLDIDGETVTVYQQSTDITNKNSPEV; this is translated from the coding sequence ATGGCAAATAAGAAAGACGACTATATGGCGACTAACTCTCAAGTAATGCTTGCCACTACAAAGCCGTATATTGCTGGTGCAAAAATCCAACTAGAACGCTACCTTGAAGCGCAAAGAATAATGAAGACCCACAAGATGGTTTTGGGCGGAGGAATAGATAAATGCACCTATGAACTATCTGCACTACTTGAGCATCTAGATAGTATAGAGGTGCAATTAAGGAACAGAGGCATATCATTGCCCGCGGGTGAAATAATTCGGCAATTCCGTAATCATTTGCGACACGATAGCAGAGGCGAAGAAGACCGCAGTAATGGCAGACGAGGTCAGGCAATAGGTTTGAACGATAAATTATTGGTGCAAATAGTGTTTACTGACAGTGGTGTAAAAATGGGCTCAAACGAACTGACAGCCAAACAAATAGACACCTACATTACCACCGCTGAAACGATAATGTGGGCAATGGTGCTGGGCGGCAAGCTGGACATTGACGGCGAAACAGTAACTGTCTATCAGCAGTCTACTGATATAACAAATAAAAATAGTCCTGAGGTGTAA